One part of the Trichoplusia ni isolate ovarian cell line Hi5 chromosome 2, tn1, whole genome shotgun sequence genome encodes these proteins:
- the LOC113508392 gene encoding uncharacterized protein K02A2.6-like, protein MSSVQFGILHSFDHNTQTWKTYKGRIAQYFLANDINKNSDPTGDKRKAILLSALTEGTYKLVTDLVLPKDVVDVPYEDLLTRLDDHFTPKSVGFGERHNFYAATQQAGETHSQWAARLRGLTAKCNFLNVEEALRDKFIMGLQPGREKEKLYTKDLTDLTLAKVVEMAENLSCARAAAVASAGAAASAVAPSTPDQLFKIANVGKSGSVAKVKCGVCGYTNHKSADCRFANYVCKKCHVKGHLRKMCTKVNYVQVDGGDEGEDDDDGKVYYIRSFRGEPMVETVFIKNVPFKFEVDSGSTVTVVSECFYKSYFKDVPLSNTGKQLRTYNGGKIVCVGTMRLPISYADQTHYLVIYVIRDGGPPLLGRDFISLFSLHLIPVNYCTDSDVPIKDLQMQYPRLFSDKLGTFNKYEIKLLLKKDAKPVFCKARPVAFALRDKVEKEINRLVDLGILEPVEYSEYASPIVPVLKRNGTVRLCADYSISINKQLLIEQYPLPTTSELFSKIHGGQQFSKLDLSMAYNQFVLHNDSKNLTCINTNRGLYRFTRLVFGLASAPSIFQRAIESLLSGLDGVLCLLDDILITGRDKQEHVQKLNSVLKRLEDAGLTLQKEKCSFFQDKVSYLGYIITKDGLKKAPEKIKAMLEAPVPSNINQLQSFLGLINYYRNFVPNASTILSPLYDLLKKGSKWGWTDNHDKAFKTIKQVMTSEQVLAHFDPNARIILTVDASPSGLGAVLSQVGLDGVERPISFVSRTLNSAEKRYAQIQKEATAIIYGVRRFHQYLYGRSEPFILRTDHKPLLSIFGADRGIPEMSANRLQRYALFLSSYNYKIEYVRSADNSADYLSRASLPRAMHACACTEECKCCDCEVAYDRATYVCFVVDGSMPVTLEKLREETRGDVVLRQVIDFISNGWPPKVNDLRLKPYHMCRTQLSFENGCVMRGHKVVIPTSLYQIILKELHASHLGIVKTKAEARSRFWFPGIDQAVETMISSCEVCIQLRPSPPRAPLVHWEFPPCPFHRIHIDFLGPIKGCVYLVAVDAHTKWVEVFNMNTATSTAAVIVKLCEFMSRFGVPKTIVSDNGTAFCSREFELFCATNGISHMTSPVYHPPSNGQAESFVKVVKKGIKSYLMSSHNAKDSSVRLLKYLMDYRNSVHTTTGLSPAQLVFGHKLRSRLDLINPKSSAPSSPSVSDHVKNQQCMQTKQQGKNKEKNFEISDIVLYKRFVNKASYTWCKGIILKRIGKVLYLVKDLKNSESYKRHINQLRLYKGTRNNNEQEALLNLPGSSGLSSSPPPSPPPTPLPPPSPSSASSGTAVPQPELDLPNFSPGSSARGRRAELYEGGTSLLVREDESENCSPQIAENEQRIVANDAVVETRERPVDSEDEFHEAETDTQETQHDSQVITTNRSLRKRPVISYRKYF, encoded by the coding sequence ATGTCTAGTGTTCAATTCGGGATTTTACATAGTTTTGACCACAATACGCAGACGTGGAAAACGTACAAAGGTCGCATTGCTCAATATTTTTTGGCCAATGATATCAACAAGAATTCTGATCCGACAGGCGATAAGAGGAAAGCCATCCTCCTCAGCGCACTCACAGAGGGTACCTACAAATTGGTAACGGATTTGGTACTCCCAAAAGATGTGGTAGATGTGCCCTACGAAGACTTGTTAACACGACTGGACGACCATTTTACCCCGAAAAGCGTGGGGTTTGGCGAGCGTCACAACTTTTACGCGGCCACTCAACAAGCAGGCGAAACTCACTCGCAGTGGGCAGCGAGACTACGAGGCCTTACGGCAAAGTGCAACTTTCTCAACGTGGAAGAGGCGCTCCGTGACAAGTTTATCATGGGGTTGCAGCCAGGACGTGAAAAAGAGAAGCTGTACACGAAGGACCTCACCGATCTCACCTTGGCCAAGGTCGTGGAGATGGCAGAGAACCTGAGCtgcgcgcgcgctgccgccgTGGCCAGCGCAGGCGCCGCGGCTAGCGCAGTCGCGCCGTCTACGCCGGACCAGCTTTTCAAGATTGCAAATGTTGGAAAAAGTGGTAGTGTAGCGAAAGTGAAATGTGGCGTGTGTGGTTATACGAATCACAAATCGGCAGACTGTAGGTTCGCAAATTATGTGTGTAAAAAGTGTCACGTAAAAGGCCACTTGCGTAAAATGTGCACTAAAGTGAATTACGTACAGGTGGATGGCGGTGACGAGGGTGAGGATGACGATGACGGTAAGGTCTATTATATCCGTTCATTCAGGGGAGAACCCATGGtagaaactgtttttattaaaaatgttccaTTTAAATTCGAAGTTGATAGTGGATCTACAGTAACTGTAGTGTCGGAATGCTTttacaaaagttatttcaaagaTGTGCCATTATCAAATACTGGTAAACAGCTGAGGACGTACAACGGGGGCAAAATAGTGTGTGTAGGTACAATGCGGTTACCGATAAGCTACGCGGACCAAACACACTATTTGGTTATTTACGTAATTCGTGACGGAGGCCCCCCGCTACTTGGTAGAGATTTTATATCTTTGTTCAGCTTACATTTGATTCCGGTTAATTACTGCACCGATTCAGATGTGCCCATCAAGGATTTACAAATGCAATATCCGAggttattttcagataaattaggaacttttaataaatacgaaatcaaattattgttaaaaaaagacgCTAAGCCGGTTTTCTGTAAGGCACGCCCGGTAGCATTTGCTTTACGAGATAAGGTCGAGAAAGAAATCAATAGATTGGTCGATTTAGGTATTCTTGAACCTGTAGAATATTCGGAATATGCTTCACCGATAGTTCCGGTTTTAAAACGGAATGGGACAGTCAGATTGTGCGCAGATTACtctataagtataaataaacaattattaatagaaCAATATCCACTCCCCACGACTAGCgagttattttcaaaaatccatGGAGGCCAGCAGTTTAGTAAGCTCGATTTATCAATGGCTTATAACCAATTCGTTTTACATAACGATTCTAAAAACTTGACGTGTATAAATACGAACCGTGGATTATATAGATTTACGCGTCTAGTATTCGGGTTAGCCAGCGCGCCGTCCATTTTCCAACGCGCGATCGAGAGCTTGCTATCTGGGTTGGATGGAGTGTTGTGTCTACTTGATGATATTTTGATAACGGGTCGTGACAAGCAGGAACATGTACAAAAATTGAACTCCGTTTTAAAGCGTTTAGAGGACGCGGGATTgacattacaaaaagaaaaatgtagttttttccAGGACAAAGTCAGTTATTTAGGTTATATTATTACTAAGGACGGGTTAAAAAAAGCTCCTGAAAAAATTAAGGCCATGTTAGAAGCACCAGTCCCCTCAAATATTAATCAGTTACAATCTTTCTTGGGACTGATCAACTACTACAGGAACTTTGTACCAAATGCGTCCACTATTCTCAGTCCTTTatacgatttattaaaaaagggcTCTAAGTGGGGATGGACTGATAATCATGATAAGgcgtttaaaacaataaaacaagtaatGACATCAGAGCAAGTCCTCGCACATTTCGACCCGAACGCCCGGATAATATTAACGGTTGACGCTTCTCCGAGTGGGTTGGGAGCAGTCCTCTCACAAGTAGGCTTAGACGGTGTCGAAAGACCGATTTCATTTGTGTCGCGTACCTTAAATTCGGCGGAAAAGCGTTACGCGCAAATACAAAAGGAAGCAACCGCCATTATTTACGGAGTGCGACGatttcatcaatatttgtaTGGCAGATCTGAACCATTCATTTTACGAACGGATCACAAGCCccttttatctatttttggGGCTGATAGGGGAATTCCAGAGATGTCAGCAAATAGATTGCAACGTTACGCGTTGTTCTTAAGTagttataactataaaatagaaTACGTGCGCAGCGCTGATAATAGTGCGGACTATTTGTCCCGCGCGAGCCTGCCGCGAGCGATGCATGCGTGTGCGTGCACCGAGGAATGTAAGTGTTGCGACTGCGAGGTTGCATATGACCGCGCGACTTATGTATGTTTTGTTGTAGATGGAAGCATGCCCGTGACATTAGAGAAATTGCGCGAGGAAACAAGGGGTGACGTAGTGTTAAGGCAAGTGATAGACTTTATTTCGAATGGATGGCCGCCGAAAGTAAACGACTTAAGGTTAAAGCCGTATCACATGTGTAGAACACAGTTATCTTTTGAGAATGGGTGCGTAATGAGAGGTCACAAGGTGGTTATACCTACTAGCTTATATCAAATAATTCTTAAAGAGTTACATGCTTCACATTTAGGGATAGTTAAAACAAAGGCCGAAGCTAGATCTAGATTTTGGTTTCCGGGAATCGATCAAGCTGTAGAAACAATGATATCTTCATGCGAAGTATGTATTCAGCTGCGACCTTCGCCACCGCGAGCCCCGCTGGTCCATTGGGAATTTCCACCATGTCCTTTTCACAGAATTCATATAGACTTTCTTGGTCCGATAAAAGGTTGTGTGTATTTAGTAGCGGTTGACGCGCATACCAAGTGGGTGGAGGTATTCAATATGAATACGGCTACGTCTACGGCTGCAGTCATAGTAAAGCTATGCGAGTTTATGTCACGATTTGGAGTTCCGAAAACAATAGTGAGTGATAATGGCACAGCTTTCTGTTCACGTGAATTTGAACTATTTTGCGCGACTAATGGAATTTCTCACATGACTTCACCGGTGTATCACCCACCGAGTAACGGCCAAGCCGAAAGTTTTGtcaaagtagtaaaaaaaggaataaaatcatATCTTATGTCGAGCCATAACGCGAAAGACTCATCGGTAAGATTGCTAAAATATCTGATGGATTACCGTAATTCAGTTCACACTACTACTGGGTTATCCCCTGCTCAGTTGGTTTTTGGTCACAAGTTAAGGTCGCGTTTAGACTTAATCAATCCGAAGTCATCGGCTCCCTCGTCACCGTCTGTATCCGATCACGTAAAAAATCAACAGTGTATGCAAACTAAACAACAagggaaaaataaagaaaagaattttgaaataagtgatattgtattatataaaagatTCGTTAACAAAGCAAGTTATACATGGTGTAAGGGCATCATATTGAAAAGAATAggtaaagttttgtatttagtAAAAGACCTTAAAAACTCAGAAAGTTACAAAAGACACATAAATCAGCTGAGGCTTTATAAAGGAACACGTAACAATAATGAACAAGAAGCGTTGTTGAACTTACCTGGGTCGTCTGGGCTATCTTCATCTCCGCCGCCGTCGCCGCCTCCAACACCGCTGCCGCCGCCGTCGCCTTCGTCAGCTTCTTCAGGAACAGCTGTACCGCAGCCCGAGCTCGACTTACCAAACTTCTCTCCGGGTAGCTCAGCCAGAGGGAGGAGAGCAGAATTGTACGAAGGAGGTACCTCTTTGTTAGTGAGGGAAGACGAGTCCGAGAATTGCTCCCCTCAGATTGCAGAGAACGAGCAGCGAATTGTAGCGAATGATGCAGTTGTTGAAACAAGAGAAAGACCTGTAGACTCCGAGGATGAGTTCCACGAAGCGGAAACCGACACCCAGGAGACACAACATGATAGCCAAGTAATTACGACAAATAGATCGCTACGAAAACGCCCCGTGATTAGTTATAGgaagtatttttag